One segment of Physeter macrocephalus isolate SW-GA chromosome 3, ASM283717v5, whole genome shotgun sequence DNA contains the following:
- the CLSTN1 gene encoding calsyntenin-1 isoform X3 gives MLRRPAPALDPAAWLLLAGLLCGGGVWAARVNKHKPWLEPTYHGLVTESDSTVLLDPPLIALDKDAPLRFAESFEVTVTKEGEICGFKIHGQNVPFDAVVVDKSTGEGIIRSKEKLDCELQKDYTFTIQAYDCGKGPDGANVKKSHKATVRIQVNDVNEYAPVFKEKSYKATVVEGKQDDSLLRVEAVDADCSPQFSQICSYEIVTPDVPFAVDKDGYIKNTEKLNYRKEQQYKLTVTAYDCGKKRATEDVLVRINIKPTCTPGWQGWNNRVEYEPGTGALALFPNVHLETCDESVASVRVTVELETSHIGKGCDRDTYSEKSLHRLCGAASGTAELLPSPGGSLNWTIGLPTDNGHDSDQVFEFNGTQGVRVPDGVVSVNPREPFTISVWMRHGPFGRKKETVLCSSDRTDMNRHHYSLYVHGCRLIFLLRQDPSEEKKYRPAEFHWKLNQVCDEEWHHYVLNVEIPNVTLYVDGVSHEPFSATEDYPLHASRIETQLMVGACWQGGDLHMTQFFRGNLAGLTIRSGKLTDKKVIDCLYTCKEGLDLHVPEDSGSGVKIQANPSQSVLTLEGEDVGELDKAMQHISYLNSRQFPTPGIRRLKITSVVKCFNEATCLSVPPLDGYVMVLQPEEPKISLSGIHHFARAASEFESLEGVFLFPELRIISTITREVEPEGEGDEDPTVQESLVSEEIVHDLDTCEVTVDGEALNQEQESLEVDTARLQQKGIDVSSSDLGVVFTGVDTMASYEEVLHLLRYRNWHTRSLLDRKFKLVCSELNGRYVSNEFQVEANVIHTANRVEHASHMAAQPQFVHPEHRSFIDLSGHNLAKPHPTAVVPSTATVVIVVCVSFLVFMIVLGVFRIRAAHQRTMRDQDGGKENEMDWDDSALTITVNPMETYEDQHSSEEEEEEEEEEEESEDGDEEDDITSAESESSEEEEGEHGDQQPANRQQQLEWDDSTLSY, from the exons AGAGTTTTGAGGTGACAGTCACCAAAGAAG GTGAGATTTGTGGATTTAAAATTCATGGGCAGAATGTCCCCTTTGATGCAGTAGTGGTGGATAAATCCACTGGCGAGGGAATCATTCGCTCAAAAGAGAAACTGGACTGTGAACTCCAGAAGGACTACACATTCACCATCCAGGCCTACGACTGCGGGAAGGGGCCTGATGGGGCCAACGTGAAAAAGTCTCATAA AGCAACTGTCCGTATTCAGGTGAACGACGTGAACGAGTACGCACCCGTATTCAAGGAGAAGTCCTACAAAGCCACGGTGGTGGAGGGGAAGCAGGATGACAGCCTCCTGAGGGTGGAGGCGGTGGACGCAGACTGCTCCCCCCAGTTCAGCCAGATCTGCAGCTATGAAATTGTCACCCCGGATGTGCCATTTGCCGTCGACAAGGACG GTTATATAAAAAACACAGAGAAGCTGAACTACAGGAAAGAACAACAGTACAAGCTGACAGTCACGGCCTACGACTGCGGGAAGAAGAGGGCAACAGAAGATGTTTTGGTGAGGATCAACATCAAGCCCACCTGCACCCCTGGGTGGCAAG GATGGAACAACAGGGTCGAGTACGAGCCTGGCACCGGTGCTTTGGCGCTCTTCCCAAACGTCCACCTGGAGACATGTGATGAATCGGTGGCCTCAGTGCGGGTGACGGTGGAGTTGGAGACCAGCCACATAGGGAAGGGCTGTGACCGCGACACCTACTCTGAGAAGTCCCTTCACCGGCTCTGTG GCGCTGCGTCTGGCACAGCTGAGCTGCTCCCTTCCCCGGGCGGCTCCTTGAACTGGACCATCGGCCTCCCCACTGACAATGGCCACGACAGCGACCAGGTCTTCGAGTTCAATGGCACTCAAGGGGTGAGGGTCCCAGATGGCGTCGTTTCCGTCAACCCCAGGGAGCCTTTTACGATCTCTGTGTGGATGAGGCACGGGCCGTTTGGCAGGAAGAAGGAGACGGTCCTTTGCAGCTCAGACAGAACAG ATATGAACCGACACCATTATTCACTCTATGTCCACGGCTGCCGGCTTATTTTCCTCCTCCGTCAGGATCcttcagaagagaagaaatacagaCCTGCAGAATtccactggaagttgaatcaG GTCTGTGACGAGGAATGGCATCACTACGTCCTCAACGTGGAAATCCCAAACGTGACTCTTTACGTGGACGGCGTCTCTCACGAGCCCTTCTCCGCGACTGAAGACTACCCACTTCACGCCTCCAGGATCGAAACCCAGCTCATGGTGGGAGCTTGCTGGCAAG GTGGTGACCTGCACATGACTCAGTTTTTCCGAGGTAATCTGGCTGGCCTGACGATCCGTTCCGGGAAACTCACAGATAAGAAAGTGATTGACTGTCTGTATACCTGCAAAGAGGGGCTAGACCTGCACGTCCCCGAAGACAGCGGCAGCGGCGTCAAG ATCCAGGCCAACCCCAGTCAGTCGGTGTTGACCTTGGAGGGAGAGGATGTGGGGGAGTTGGATAAGGCCATGCAGCACATTTCCTACCTGAATTCCCGACAGTTCCCCACGCCCGGGATCCGAAGACTCAAAATCACCAGTGTGGTCAA GTGTTTTAACGAGGCCACCTGCCTCTCAGTCCCCCCGTTGGATGGCTACGTGATGGTTTTGCAGCCGGAAGAGCCCAAGATCAGTCTGAGTGGCATCCACCATTTTGCTCGAGCGGCTTCCGAATTTGAAAGTTTGGAGGGGGTTTTCCTTTTCCCCGAGCTTCGGATCATTAGCACCATCACGAGAGAGGTGGAGCCCGAAGGAGAAGGGGACGAGGACCCCACAG TTCAAGAGTCACTGGTGTCGGAGGAGATCGTCCACGACCTAGACACCTGCGAGGTCACGGTGGATGGAGAGGCACTGAACCAAGAGCAGGAGAGCCTAGAAGTGGACACGGCCCGCCTGCAGCAGAAGGGCATCGATGTGAGCAGCTCTGACCTGGGCGTGGTCTTCACAG GTGTCGACACCATGGCCAGCTACGAGGAGGTCTTGCACCTCCTGCGCTATCGGAACTGGCACACCAGGTCCTTGCTTGACCGGAAGTTCAAGCTCGTCTGCTCCGAGCTGAATGGTCGCTACGTCAGCAACGAGTTCCAGGTGGAG GCCAACGTCATCCACACGGCCAACCGCGTGGAGCACGCCAGCCACATGGCCGCGCAGCCGCAGTTCGTCCACCCCGAGCACCGCTCCTTCATTGACCTCTCGGGTCACAACCTGGCCAAGCCCCACCCGACGGCAG TCGTCCCCAGCACCGCGACCGTCGTCATCGTGGTGTGTGTCAGCTTCCTGGTTTTCATGATCGTCCTGGGGGTGTTCCGGATCCGGGCTGCTCACCAGAGAACCATGCGGGACCAGGACGGCGGCAAAGAGAACGAGATGGACTGGGACGACTCTGCCCTGACCATCACCGTGAACCCCATGGAG ACGTATGAGGACCAGCACAgcagcgaggaggaggaggaggaggaggaggaggaggaggagagcgaGGACGGGGACGAGGAGGACGACATCACCAGCGCCGAGTCGGAGAGcagcgaggaggaggagggggagcacGGGGACCAGCAGCCCGCGAACAGGCAGCAGCAGCTGGAGTGGGACGACTCCACCCTCAGCTACTGA
- the CLSTN1 gene encoding calsyntenin-1 isoform X1, with amino-acid sequence MLRRPAPALDPAAWLLLAGLLCGGGVWAARVNKHKPWLEPTYHGLVTESDSTVLLDPPLIALDKDAPLRFAESFEVTVTKEGEICGFKIHGQNVPFDAVVVDKSTGEGIIRSKEKLDCELQKDYTFTIQAYDCGKGPDGANVKKSHKATVRIQVNDVNEYAPVFKEKSYKATVVEGKQDDSLLRVEAVDADCSPQFSQICSYEIVTPDVPFAVDKDGYIKNTEKLNYRKEQQYKLTVTAYDCGKKRATEDVLVRINIKPTCTPGWQGWNNRVEYEPGTGALALFPNVHLETCDESVASVRVTVELETSHIGKGCDRDTYSEKSLHRLCGAASGTAELLPSPGGSLNWTIGLPTDNGHDSDQVFEFNGTQGVRVPDGVVSVNPREPFTISVWMRHGPFGRKKETVLCSSDRTDMNRHHYSLYVHGCRLIFLLRQDPSEEKKYRPAEFHWKLNQVCDEEWHHYVLNVEIPNVTLYVDGVSHEPFSATEDYPLHASRIETQLMVGACWQEYSGVENDNETEPVPMASAGGDLHMTQFFRGNLAGLTIRSGKLTDKKVIDCLYTCKEGLDLHVPEDSGSGVKIQANPSQSVLTLEGEDVGELDKAMQHISYLNSRQFPTPGIRRLKITSVVKCFNEATCLSVPPLDGYVMVLQPEEPKISLSGIHHFARAASEFESLEGVFLFPELRIISTITREVEPEGEGDEDPTVQESLVSEEIVHDLDTCEVTVDGEALNQEQESLEVDTARLQQKGIDVSSSDLGVVFTGVDTMASYEEVLHLLRYRNWHTRSLLDRKFKLVCSELNGRYVSNEFQVEANVIHTANRVEHASHMAAQPQFVHPEHRSFIDLSGHNLAKPHPTAVVPSTATVVIVVCVSFLVFMIVLGVFRIRAAHQRTMRDQDGGKENEMDWDDSALTITVNPMETYEDQHSSEEEEEEEEEEEESEDGDEEDDITSAESESSEEEEGEHGDQQPANRQQQLEWDDSTLSY; translated from the exons AGAGTTTTGAGGTGACAGTCACCAAAGAAG GTGAGATTTGTGGATTTAAAATTCATGGGCAGAATGTCCCCTTTGATGCAGTAGTGGTGGATAAATCCACTGGCGAGGGAATCATTCGCTCAAAAGAGAAACTGGACTGTGAACTCCAGAAGGACTACACATTCACCATCCAGGCCTACGACTGCGGGAAGGGGCCTGATGGGGCCAACGTGAAAAAGTCTCATAA AGCAACTGTCCGTATTCAGGTGAACGACGTGAACGAGTACGCACCCGTATTCAAGGAGAAGTCCTACAAAGCCACGGTGGTGGAGGGGAAGCAGGATGACAGCCTCCTGAGGGTGGAGGCGGTGGACGCAGACTGCTCCCCCCAGTTCAGCCAGATCTGCAGCTATGAAATTGTCACCCCGGATGTGCCATTTGCCGTCGACAAGGACG GTTATATAAAAAACACAGAGAAGCTGAACTACAGGAAAGAACAACAGTACAAGCTGACAGTCACGGCCTACGACTGCGGGAAGAAGAGGGCAACAGAAGATGTTTTGGTGAGGATCAACATCAAGCCCACCTGCACCCCTGGGTGGCAAG GATGGAACAACAGGGTCGAGTACGAGCCTGGCACCGGTGCTTTGGCGCTCTTCCCAAACGTCCACCTGGAGACATGTGATGAATCGGTGGCCTCAGTGCGGGTGACGGTGGAGTTGGAGACCAGCCACATAGGGAAGGGCTGTGACCGCGACACCTACTCTGAGAAGTCCCTTCACCGGCTCTGTG GCGCTGCGTCTGGCACAGCTGAGCTGCTCCCTTCCCCGGGCGGCTCCTTGAACTGGACCATCGGCCTCCCCACTGACAATGGCCACGACAGCGACCAGGTCTTCGAGTTCAATGGCACTCAAGGGGTGAGGGTCCCAGATGGCGTCGTTTCCGTCAACCCCAGGGAGCCTTTTACGATCTCTGTGTGGATGAGGCACGGGCCGTTTGGCAGGAAGAAGGAGACGGTCCTTTGCAGCTCAGACAGAACAG ATATGAACCGACACCATTATTCACTCTATGTCCACGGCTGCCGGCTTATTTTCCTCCTCCGTCAGGATCcttcagaagagaagaaatacagaCCTGCAGAATtccactggaagttgaatcaG GTCTGTGACGAGGAATGGCATCACTACGTCCTCAACGTGGAAATCCCAAACGTGACTCTTTACGTGGACGGCGTCTCTCACGAGCCCTTCTCCGCGACTGAAGACTACCCACTTCACGCCTCCAGGATCGAAACCCAGCTCATGGTGGGAGCTTGCTGGCAAG AGTATTCAGGAGTTGAAAATGACAATGAGACTGAGCCTGTGCCTATGGCCTCTGCAG GTGGTGACCTGCACATGACTCAGTTTTTCCGAGGTAATCTGGCTGGCCTGACGATCCGTTCCGGGAAACTCACAGATAAGAAAGTGATTGACTGTCTGTATACCTGCAAAGAGGGGCTAGACCTGCACGTCCCCGAAGACAGCGGCAGCGGCGTCAAG ATCCAGGCCAACCCCAGTCAGTCGGTGTTGACCTTGGAGGGAGAGGATGTGGGGGAGTTGGATAAGGCCATGCAGCACATTTCCTACCTGAATTCCCGACAGTTCCCCACGCCCGGGATCCGAAGACTCAAAATCACCAGTGTGGTCAA GTGTTTTAACGAGGCCACCTGCCTCTCAGTCCCCCCGTTGGATGGCTACGTGATGGTTTTGCAGCCGGAAGAGCCCAAGATCAGTCTGAGTGGCATCCACCATTTTGCTCGAGCGGCTTCCGAATTTGAAAGTTTGGAGGGGGTTTTCCTTTTCCCCGAGCTTCGGATCATTAGCACCATCACGAGAGAGGTGGAGCCCGAAGGAGAAGGGGACGAGGACCCCACAG TTCAAGAGTCACTGGTGTCGGAGGAGATCGTCCACGACCTAGACACCTGCGAGGTCACGGTGGATGGAGAGGCACTGAACCAAGAGCAGGAGAGCCTAGAAGTGGACACGGCCCGCCTGCAGCAGAAGGGCATCGATGTGAGCAGCTCTGACCTGGGCGTGGTCTTCACAG GTGTCGACACCATGGCCAGCTACGAGGAGGTCTTGCACCTCCTGCGCTATCGGAACTGGCACACCAGGTCCTTGCTTGACCGGAAGTTCAAGCTCGTCTGCTCCGAGCTGAATGGTCGCTACGTCAGCAACGAGTTCCAGGTGGAG GCCAACGTCATCCACACGGCCAACCGCGTGGAGCACGCCAGCCACATGGCCGCGCAGCCGCAGTTCGTCCACCCCGAGCACCGCTCCTTCATTGACCTCTCGGGTCACAACCTGGCCAAGCCCCACCCGACGGCAG TCGTCCCCAGCACCGCGACCGTCGTCATCGTGGTGTGTGTCAGCTTCCTGGTTTTCATGATCGTCCTGGGGGTGTTCCGGATCCGGGCTGCTCACCAGAGAACCATGCGGGACCAGGACGGCGGCAAAGAGAACGAGATGGACTGGGACGACTCTGCCCTGACCATCACCGTGAACCCCATGGAG ACGTATGAGGACCAGCACAgcagcgaggaggaggaggaggaggaggaggaggaggaggagagcgaGGACGGGGACGAGGAGGACGACATCACCAGCGCCGAGTCGGAGAGcagcgaggaggaggagggggagcacGGGGACCAGCAGCCCGCGAACAGGCAGCAGCAGCTGGAGTGGGACGACTCCACCCTCAGCTACTGA
- the CLSTN1 gene encoding calsyntenin-1 isoform X2 → MLRRPAPALDPAAWLLLAGLLCGGGVWAARVNKHKPWLEPTYHGLVTESDSTVLLDPPLIALDKDAPLRFAGEICGFKIHGQNVPFDAVVVDKSTGEGIIRSKEKLDCELQKDYTFTIQAYDCGKGPDGANVKKSHKATVRIQVNDVNEYAPVFKEKSYKATVVEGKQDDSLLRVEAVDADCSPQFSQICSYEIVTPDVPFAVDKDGYIKNTEKLNYRKEQQYKLTVTAYDCGKKRATEDVLVRINIKPTCTPGWQGWNNRVEYEPGTGALALFPNVHLETCDESVASVRVTVELETSHIGKGCDRDTYSEKSLHRLCGAASGTAELLPSPGGSLNWTIGLPTDNGHDSDQVFEFNGTQGVRVPDGVVSVNPREPFTISVWMRHGPFGRKKETVLCSSDRTDMNRHHYSLYVHGCRLIFLLRQDPSEEKKYRPAEFHWKLNQVCDEEWHHYVLNVEIPNVTLYVDGVSHEPFSATEDYPLHASRIETQLMVGACWQEYSGVENDNETEPVPMASAGGDLHMTQFFRGNLAGLTIRSGKLTDKKVIDCLYTCKEGLDLHVPEDSGSGVKIQANPSQSVLTLEGEDVGELDKAMQHISYLNSRQFPTPGIRRLKITSVVKCFNEATCLSVPPLDGYVMVLQPEEPKISLSGIHHFARAASEFESLEGVFLFPELRIISTITREVEPEGEGDEDPTVQESLVSEEIVHDLDTCEVTVDGEALNQEQESLEVDTARLQQKGIDVSSSDLGVVFTGVDTMASYEEVLHLLRYRNWHTRSLLDRKFKLVCSELNGRYVSNEFQVEANVIHTANRVEHASHMAAQPQFVHPEHRSFIDLSGHNLAKPHPTAVVPSTATVVIVVCVSFLVFMIVLGVFRIRAAHQRTMRDQDGGKENEMDWDDSALTITVNPMETYEDQHSSEEEEEEEEEEEESEDGDEEDDITSAESESSEEEEGEHGDQQPANRQQQLEWDDSTLSY, encoded by the exons GTGAGATTTGTGGATTTAAAATTCATGGGCAGAATGTCCCCTTTGATGCAGTAGTGGTGGATAAATCCACTGGCGAGGGAATCATTCGCTCAAAAGAGAAACTGGACTGTGAACTCCAGAAGGACTACACATTCACCATCCAGGCCTACGACTGCGGGAAGGGGCCTGATGGGGCCAACGTGAAAAAGTCTCATAA AGCAACTGTCCGTATTCAGGTGAACGACGTGAACGAGTACGCACCCGTATTCAAGGAGAAGTCCTACAAAGCCACGGTGGTGGAGGGGAAGCAGGATGACAGCCTCCTGAGGGTGGAGGCGGTGGACGCAGACTGCTCCCCCCAGTTCAGCCAGATCTGCAGCTATGAAATTGTCACCCCGGATGTGCCATTTGCCGTCGACAAGGACG GTTATATAAAAAACACAGAGAAGCTGAACTACAGGAAAGAACAACAGTACAAGCTGACAGTCACGGCCTACGACTGCGGGAAGAAGAGGGCAACAGAAGATGTTTTGGTGAGGATCAACATCAAGCCCACCTGCACCCCTGGGTGGCAAG GATGGAACAACAGGGTCGAGTACGAGCCTGGCACCGGTGCTTTGGCGCTCTTCCCAAACGTCCACCTGGAGACATGTGATGAATCGGTGGCCTCAGTGCGGGTGACGGTGGAGTTGGAGACCAGCCACATAGGGAAGGGCTGTGACCGCGACACCTACTCTGAGAAGTCCCTTCACCGGCTCTGTG GCGCTGCGTCTGGCACAGCTGAGCTGCTCCCTTCCCCGGGCGGCTCCTTGAACTGGACCATCGGCCTCCCCACTGACAATGGCCACGACAGCGACCAGGTCTTCGAGTTCAATGGCACTCAAGGGGTGAGGGTCCCAGATGGCGTCGTTTCCGTCAACCCCAGGGAGCCTTTTACGATCTCTGTGTGGATGAGGCACGGGCCGTTTGGCAGGAAGAAGGAGACGGTCCTTTGCAGCTCAGACAGAACAG ATATGAACCGACACCATTATTCACTCTATGTCCACGGCTGCCGGCTTATTTTCCTCCTCCGTCAGGATCcttcagaagagaagaaatacagaCCTGCAGAATtccactggaagttgaatcaG GTCTGTGACGAGGAATGGCATCACTACGTCCTCAACGTGGAAATCCCAAACGTGACTCTTTACGTGGACGGCGTCTCTCACGAGCCCTTCTCCGCGACTGAAGACTACCCACTTCACGCCTCCAGGATCGAAACCCAGCTCATGGTGGGAGCTTGCTGGCAAG AGTATTCAGGAGTTGAAAATGACAATGAGACTGAGCCTGTGCCTATGGCCTCTGCAG GTGGTGACCTGCACATGACTCAGTTTTTCCGAGGTAATCTGGCTGGCCTGACGATCCGTTCCGGGAAACTCACAGATAAGAAAGTGATTGACTGTCTGTATACCTGCAAAGAGGGGCTAGACCTGCACGTCCCCGAAGACAGCGGCAGCGGCGTCAAG ATCCAGGCCAACCCCAGTCAGTCGGTGTTGACCTTGGAGGGAGAGGATGTGGGGGAGTTGGATAAGGCCATGCAGCACATTTCCTACCTGAATTCCCGACAGTTCCCCACGCCCGGGATCCGAAGACTCAAAATCACCAGTGTGGTCAA GTGTTTTAACGAGGCCACCTGCCTCTCAGTCCCCCCGTTGGATGGCTACGTGATGGTTTTGCAGCCGGAAGAGCCCAAGATCAGTCTGAGTGGCATCCACCATTTTGCTCGAGCGGCTTCCGAATTTGAAAGTTTGGAGGGGGTTTTCCTTTTCCCCGAGCTTCGGATCATTAGCACCATCACGAGAGAGGTGGAGCCCGAAGGAGAAGGGGACGAGGACCCCACAG TTCAAGAGTCACTGGTGTCGGAGGAGATCGTCCACGACCTAGACACCTGCGAGGTCACGGTGGATGGAGAGGCACTGAACCAAGAGCAGGAGAGCCTAGAAGTGGACACGGCCCGCCTGCAGCAGAAGGGCATCGATGTGAGCAGCTCTGACCTGGGCGTGGTCTTCACAG GTGTCGACACCATGGCCAGCTACGAGGAGGTCTTGCACCTCCTGCGCTATCGGAACTGGCACACCAGGTCCTTGCTTGACCGGAAGTTCAAGCTCGTCTGCTCCGAGCTGAATGGTCGCTACGTCAGCAACGAGTTCCAGGTGGAG GCCAACGTCATCCACACGGCCAACCGCGTGGAGCACGCCAGCCACATGGCCGCGCAGCCGCAGTTCGTCCACCCCGAGCACCGCTCCTTCATTGACCTCTCGGGTCACAACCTGGCCAAGCCCCACCCGACGGCAG TCGTCCCCAGCACCGCGACCGTCGTCATCGTGGTGTGTGTCAGCTTCCTGGTTTTCATGATCGTCCTGGGGGTGTTCCGGATCCGGGCTGCTCACCAGAGAACCATGCGGGACCAGGACGGCGGCAAAGAGAACGAGATGGACTGGGACGACTCTGCCCTGACCATCACCGTGAACCCCATGGAG ACGTATGAGGACCAGCACAgcagcgaggaggaggaggaggaggaggaggaggaggaggagagcgaGGACGGGGACGAGGAGGACGACATCACCAGCGCCGAGTCGGAGAGcagcgaggaggaggagggggagcacGGGGACCAGCAGCCCGCGAACAGGCAGCAGCAGCTGGAGTGGGACGACTCCACCCTCAGCTACTGA
- the CLSTN1 gene encoding calsyntenin-1 isoform X4, whose amino-acid sequence MLRRPAPALDPAAWLLLAGLLCGGGVWAARVNKHKPWLEPTYHGLVTESDSTVLLDPPLIALDKDAPLRFAGEICGFKIHGQNVPFDAVVVDKSTGEGIIRSKEKLDCELQKDYTFTIQAYDCGKGPDGANVKKSHKATVRIQVNDVNEYAPVFKEKSYKATVVEGKQDDSLLRVEAVDADCSPQFSQICSYEIVTPDVPFAVDKDGYIKNTEKLNYRKEQQYKLTVTAYDCGKKRATEDVLVRINIKPTCTPGWQGWNNRVEYEPGTGALALFPNVHLETCDESVASVRVTVELETSHIGKGCDRDTYSEKSLHRLCGAASGTAELLPSPGGSLNWTIGLPTDNGHDSDQVFEFNGTQGVRVPDGVVSVNPREPFTISVWMRHGPFGRKKETVLCSSDRTDMNRHHYSLYVHGCRLIFLLRQDPSEEKKYRPAEFHWKLNQVCDEEWHHYVLNVEIPNVTLYVDGVSHEPFSATEDYPLHASRIETQLMVGACWQGGDLHMTQFFRGNLAGLTIRSGKLTDKKVIDCLYTCKEGLDLHVPEDSGSGVKIQANPSQSVLTLEGEDVGELDKAMQHISYLNSRQFPTPGIRRLKITSVVKCFNEATCLSVPPLDGYVMVLQPEEPKISLSGIHHFARAASEFESLEGVFLFPELRIISTITREVEPEGEGDEDPTVQESLVSEEIVHDLDTCEVTVDGEALNQEQESLEVDTARLQQKGIDVSSSDLGVVFTGVDTMASYEEVLHLLRYRNWHTRSLLDRKFKLVCSELNGRYVSNEFQVEANVIHTANRVEHASHMAAQPQFVHPEHRSFIDLSGHNLAKPHPTAVVPSTATVVIVVCVSFLVFMIVLGVFRIRAAHQRTMRDQDGGKENEMDWDDSALTITVNPMETYEDQHSSEEEEEEEEEEEESEDGDEEDDITSAESESSEEEEGEHGDQQPANRQQQLEWDDSTLSY is encoded by the exons GTGAGATTTGTGGATTTAAAATTCATGGGCAGAATGTCCCCTTTGATGCAGTAGTGGTGGATAAATCCACTGGCGAGGGAATCATTCGCTCAAAAGAGAAACTGGACTGTGAACTCCAGAAGGACTACACATTCACCATCCAGGCCTACGACTGCGGGAAGGGGCCTGATGGGGCCAACGTGAAAAAGTCTCATAA AGCAACTGTCCGTATTCAGGTGAACGACGTGAACGAGTACGCACCCGTATTCAAGGAGAAGTCCTACAAAGCCACGGTGGTGGAGGGGAAGCAGGATGACAGCCTCCTGAGGGTGGAGGCGGTGGACGCAGACTGCTCCCCCCAGTTCAGCCAGATCTGCAGCTATGAAATTGTCACCCCGGATGTGCCATTTGCCGTCGACAAGGACG GTTATATAAAAAACACAGAGAAGCTGAACTACAGGAAAGAACAACAGTACAAGCTGACAGTCACGGCCTACGACTGCGGGAAGAAGAGGGCAACAGAAGATGTTTTGGTGAGGATCAACATCAAGCCCACCTGCACCCCTGGGTGGCAAG GATGGAACAACAGGGTCGAGTACGAGCCTGGCACCGGTGCTTTGGCGCTCTTCCCAAACGTCCACCTGGAGACATGTGATGAATCGGTGGCCTCAGTGCGGGTGACGGTGGAGTTGGAGACCAGCCACATAGGGAAGGGCTGTGACCGCGACACCTACTCTGAGAAGTCCCTTCACCGGCTCTGTG GCGCTGCGTCTGGCACAGCTGAGCTGCTCCCTTCCCCGGGCGGCTCCTTGAACTGGACCATCGGCCTCCCCACTGACAATGGCCACGACAGCGACCAGGTCTTCGAGTTCAATGGCACTCAAGGGGTGAGGGTCCCAGATGGCGTCGTTTCCGTCAACCCCAGGGAGCCTTTTACGATCTCTGTGTGGATGAGGCACGGGCCGTTTGGCAGGAAGAAGGAGACGGTCCTTTGCAGCTCAGACAGAACAG ATATGAACCGACACCATTATTCACTCTATGTCCACGGCTGCCGGCTTATTTTCCTCCTCCGTCAGGATCcttcagaagagaagaaatacagaCCTGCAGAATtccactggaagttgaatcaG GTCTGTGACGAGGAATGGCATCACTACGTCCTCAACGTGGAAATCCCAAACGTGACTCTTTACGTGGACGGCGTCTCTCACGAGCCCTTCTCCGCGACTGAAGACTACCCACTTCACGCCTCCAGGATCGAAACCCAGCTCATGGTGGGAGCTTGCTGGCAAG GTGGTGACCTGCACATGACTCAGTTTTTCCGAGGTAATCTGGCTGGCCTGACGATCCGTTCCGGGAAACTCACAGATAAGAAAGTGATTGACTGTCTGTATACCTGCAAAGAGGGGCTAGACCTGCACGTCCCCGAAGACAGCGGCAGCGGCGTCAAG ATCCAGGCCAACCCCAGTCAGTCGGTGTTGACCTTGGAGGGAGAGGATGTGGGGGAGTTGGATAAGGCCATGCAGCACATTTCCTACCTGAATTCCCGACAGTTCCCCACGCCCGGGATCCGAAGACTCAAAATCACCAGTGTGGTCAA GTGTTTTAACGAGGCCACCTGCCTCTCAGTCCCCCCGTTGGATGGCTACGTGATGGTTTTGCAGCCGGAAGAGCCCAAGATCAGTCTGAGTGGCATCCACCATTTTGCTCGAGCGGCTTCCGAATTTGAAAGTTTGGAGGGGGTTTTCCTTTTCCCCGAGCTTCGGATCATTAGCACCATCACGAGAGAGGTGGAGCCCGAAGGAGAAGGGGACGAGGACCCCACAG TTCAAGAGTCACTGGTGTCGGAGGAGATCGTCCACGACCTAGACACCTGCGAGGTCACGGTGGATGGAGAGGCACTGAACCAAGAGCAGGAGAGCCTAGAAGTGGACACGGCCCGCCTGCAGCAGAAGGGCATCGATGTGAGCAGCTCTGACCTGGGCGTGGTCTTCACAG GTGTCGACACCATGGCCAGCTACGAGGAGGTCTTGCACCTCCTGCGCTATCGGAACTGGCACACCAGGTCCTTGCTTGACCGGAAGTTCAAGCTCGTCTGCTCCGAGCTGAATGGTCGCTACGTCAGCAACGAGTTCCAGGTGGAG GCCAACGTCATCCACACGGCCAACCGCGTGGAGCACGCCAGCCACATGGCCGCGCAGCCGCAGTTCGTCCACCCCGAGCACCGCTCCTTCATTGACCTCTCGGGTCACAACCTGGCCAAGCCCCACCCGACGGCAG TCGTCCCCAGCACCGCGACCGTCGTCATCGTGGTGTGTGTCAGCTTCCTGGTTTTCATGATCGTCCTGGGGGTGTTCCGGATCCGGGCTGCTCACCAGAGAACCATGCGGGACCAGGACGGCGGCAAAGAGAACGAGATGGACTGGGACGACTCTGCCCTGACCATCACCGTGAACCCCATGGAG ACGTATGAGGACCAGCACAgcagcgaggaggaggaggaggaggaggaggaggaggaggagagcgaGGACGGGGACGAGGAGGACGACATCACCAGCGCCGAGTCGGAGAGcagcgaggaggaggagggggagcacGGGGACCAGCAGCCCGCGAACAGGCAGCAGCAGCTGGAGTGGGACGACTCCACCCTCAGCTACTGA